In Nicotiana tabacum cultivar K326 chromosome 17, ASM71507v2, whole genome shotgun sequence, one DNA window encodes the following:
- the LOC107778385 gene encoding GDSL esterase/lipase At1g29670-like, translating into MASCVKIWLITIAITFFVFSLKILVEGAPQVPCYFIFGDSLLDNGNNNDLDTAAKANYAPYGVDFRDGPTGRFTNGRNTADFLAELLDFDHYIPPFASAEGSEILEGVNYASGSAGIRNDSGSHLGDRIYLGRQLENHQVTISRLADLLGNTTSAKKHLNKCLFIVGIGSNDYINNYLMPETYPSSHLYTPSEYATALIEQYSQHLRTLYEDGVRKVALFGLGRIGCIPDELQKHNTRRCVGSTNDAIQLFNSNLKSLVDNLNTNFPDAKFTYINMYSISSLIDIFSVLNRPCCEVSESMPEGQCVAGETPCLLRGIYFFYDNFHPTEIANMIATNRAYNSVLPSDAYPMDIRHLVRNNKVYDE; encoded by the exons ATGGCTTCTTGTGTCAAGATATGGTTGATCACAATAGCCATAACATTCTTTGtctttagcttaaaaatacttgTTGAAGGTGCACCCCAAGTACCTTGCTACTTCATCTTTGGAGACTCGTTACTTGATAATGGAAATAACAACGACCTTGACACAGCAGCAAAGGCTAATTACGCACCCTATGGGGTTGACTTTCGTGATGGTCCTACCGGCCGATTCACCAATGGCCGTAATACGGCAGACTTCCTAG CGGAACTCCTAGATTTTGATCACTACATTCCACCTTTTGCAAGTGCAGAAGGTAGTGAAATCTTGGAAGGTGTAAATTATGCATCTGGTTCAGCTGGAATTCGCAATGACAGCGGAAGCCATCTT GGTGATCGGATTTACTTGGGCAGGCAATTGGAGAATCATCAAGTCACAATTTCCCGTCTTGCTGATTTACTTGGGAATACAACCTCAGCAAAAAAGCACTTGAATAAGTGTCTCTTTATTGTGGGAATAGGGAGCAATGACTACATCAACAACTACTTGATGCCCGAAACCTATCCCTCAAGTCATTTGTACACACCAAGCGAATATGCAACTGCCTTGatagaacaatattcacaacatCTTAGG ACTTTATATGAAGATGGTGTAAGGAAAGTTGCCCTATTTGGACTAGGCCGGATTGGTTGCATTCCAGACGAGTTGCAAAAACACAATACACGTAGATGTGTGGGTTCAACAAATGATGCAATTCAACTATTCAACAGCAACCTAAAGTCTCTCGTAGATAATCTTAACACCAATTTTCCGGACGCAAAATTCACTTATATAAACATGTACAGCATTTCATCACTCATTG ATATCTTTAGTGTGTTGAATCGTCCATGCTGTGAAGTTTCGGAAAGCATGCCTGAAGGGCAATGCGTAGCTGGAGAAACTCCATGTTTGCTTAGGGGAATATATTTTTTCTATGATAATTTTCATCCCACAGAGATTGCCAATATGATCGCGACCAACAGAGCTTATAATTCCGTCCTACCGTCAGATGCTTATCCTATGGATATCCGTCACTTGGTCAGGAACAATAAAGTGTATGATGAGTAA